DNA from Pomacea canaliculata isolate SZHN2017 linkage group LG9, ASM307304v1, whole genome shotgun sequence:
TGacacttttcctttttatcGATTAACTAAAAAGTGGAATGATACCCTGATGATTTCAGCAGTGGTGAGTCTGGAGGACTGCTGTCCTGCAATCAGAAACCTCTTTGTTAAATGTTGCTGCAAATTGAGCactcaaaacaaaattgtttcccttgttttcttgatatttaagtcccccaccaaaaaaaaaaaaaaaaaaaacacagagagaaaaacactAAAATCCAGGAGAATCAAAGTTATGTATTCATCTTTCAATCTCATGTTTGCATTTCATGtgatcttttaaaattattacatttctAAAGTTGCAATCTTTAGTACAAGGTTTTCAAAATCATTCCTAAAGAGAAAatctggatttcttttttgtcataaaATCTTAGTGTCTGCTACAGTAATTTATCTTCAGCTGTTTCATGCATATGCTAGtaagattttagaaaaaaaattttctttaaatatattaaGAATTTTCCATCACTTTTTACCTCTGAGATAGTGCTAACAGACCAAGAATAGACTGCGAAATGGCAAGAcactttactttaaaaagggTCATTTTGTCAAAGCTATGATGCCTGCACTGATGCCTTTGATATCTACACTGACACCTGTGATACCTATACTGAAACACTGTGATACTTACACTGACGCGAAGCCGCACTTGCTGCTGCCGTCTTTCCTCTTCAAGGAGGTCTGTCTCCCAGTCACCACCACTGTCTACTGTGTCAAAGTTGTAAAGAGGCATCAGATGATGACGCAGCTGTTCAAGCCtgcaaaaataagaataagtaGATGTCAATTAAAAAGCTGATTCACTTCTCtacaagttatttcccttggtttacagggttggctgctttgccatgataattatagtcttagttgctggttcagAGTCCCTTGGTTTAAATTGGGCAACAGGAATTTAGGTCTTTTTACAACAATTCACTATGTCGTGAAGCAAGCAAAAATATACAAGGTTGATGCACACATTTCCCAAAAGTCTTGATTTCACTCATTCTGGATAACCTTCCCCATTTTTGGATGATTTCTGATTatttaaatgactttttatgAATAAGGTTTTCAATGTACAGTGACACAACCTCACACTTTTGAAAAGCAGCTTCAGGAAAGCTTATGTATTtctaaaaaagaacaaagtatgCTACTGCCTTTatgtaaaacaatttcttcttatttaatTGTTGAaacttatttgaaatattttttattttaattagcaGCTTGCACACATCCCATACGATTTCAAGATAGCAAGCAATTATTTTGATGGGTTAACGTGTGTTTGGATTTTTAGGTGCTATCTCTACATCCcccacacatatacaaaacacaTATTAAACGGTACGTatgattaaaattttacatACCTGCTTCTTTTCAGTATAAAtacaatctgaaaataaaacttaatcgttattttttttaatgcaacaaAATTTGTACAAATAGTATAAGAACAAGACAGATAATACATTATCTCAATTTCTTGGTACATATCACCTTAAGTAATAACCCAGAGTGATATGATTAAATATAGTTTTCTTATTATGCCCATCTAGTAAGCACGACTGCATTGTAGAGTATGCTTAGAACATTCTTGTGCTTGCACTCTCTCAGTCTCATTTTCACCTTATGCCTCAAGTGTAATCTTCCTACTTTATTCATAGTAACTCTTAAAGATGGATAATGTTTCATCAACTAACCATTACAATCACAATTATAATGAAGATGACAGATCCTAAGGGCACTAAGATGTAAGTCAGGACACTGCTGCTGTGGTGTGTGCTGTCTGATGCTGGCAGTGTCACATTCACTAGCTGAGTAGTGACTGCTTGATCCCCTTGTTCAAGATGTTCATCCATTGctgctcttttctcttttcacttcACATGTTCCCCGAGAAACTCATGGTTGTTGTAGCTTTGTTGTATAGGTGGTTGTATTTCTGAGACCTTATGAATTTGAATGACACACCATTCGTAAGAACAGTCCTTGTCAAATCACATTATACTGCTTACTATACGATcggaacaaaaataaaacaaaataaagataaaatatcaaTCCCAAGTTaaaatctttcaacagaaaaatatcttaaaagaATATCGCTATCAATATAATCGAATCGAACAATCCTGGAATACCTTTTCAAATCTAGCATAGCAACATCTGAATCAAACTAAGCAGCTGAATTTCTAAATTGCTTTATTATTTCCTTGAATCGATAGAGAAATAGTTTCCATCAAAGTTCACAGCTTACTTTCTCAAATTACTCTTGCCCTGAGACCATCTCGTATAAAAATTAATTGATATTGAACAGAATTTGAGTTGAAGAAATATCTAGCAACACAAACGCTACACCTCCACTGGATGTTCCTGGttggaagaaacaaaaaattacccttaataaataataaaaataacgcAGTCAAGCAGCCTGGAACTTTAAGAATGGGAAAAAGATAACATACGAGGGCTGGGCAACCGAAACCCGGAAAACTCATTGAAGTTTTCGCACTAGGGGTTACCGCAGAGAAATGTCAGCCGTCACAGTTGCGTACCGTTTGCAGACGACTTAAAGCTAGTTCTAAAGGCCTGCTATAAGAATCCACAGGCGTGCAGTACAGAACAGGTTCCATTCATTCTCTTATAGGATAATGTTAATCAAATGGCATAATTAACTTAATAAAAGAGTAATTATGAGGAATTCTCGAGCCAACAAAATATGAAGCTACAGTCAACAGACGGCTCAATTTgggaagggacatcactctcaatcAGGATTTCCGCGCGGTGTTTTCTTGAAATCTTGTTAGTTGTTAAGTCGTATTGTTTCATCTCATCGCTCAACCTGTCTTGATCTGCGGCAAAAATAATCCACACTCGGtattaaagattatttttatacaaCAATTTTTAGGACCCAAGGCATTTCTGACGTGCTCGAGTCTTAAGAGTCTTAGGCCTTGGCCAATTTTGCTATGTTATCAATCAGCTACATTGTCTGTCAGCTTGAATTACAGCGTCAGATTAACCAGCATTTAGTTTAGTTGTTCCCGTTGTTTTTGACgaagcaaaaagcaaaaaactttttttcaatgagcaaacaaaaacacaagaaaataaatatgcaaaactaaaaaatgatTCGATTTGTAATCAGTTTGGACTGTGTTGCAGTCTGCTGCTATGTCAAAGAAAAGTCCTGTTAAATACGTTTCACTCAAAGATGCCAGCGGCCGATGTAATGTCTTCGGAGTTGTTCAGTTCTGCAAACAGCCAGTTAAGACAAAAGGAACAGGTGGGTCTAAAATAAATTAGCAAAGGGCATAAATTAGCAATGGTCTATAaagactttcttttaaatacagTTCATTTTCAGTGATGTTTGTTAACAAATTTGGAggtaaattatgttttttttaaaaagaaaaactattcgAAGTACATTGCCTTTATCATTACTATTGAGGTGCTTTTTTAGGTAAATAAGAAATTATCATATGCAGAACTTTAGTGTTCTTTAAGTTCTTTAAGTGTTCTTTTTTTGGTGGTCTGTTTTTGTTAGGGATCATTAcatgtttttgttatctttaaggATTAATACATGGTAATGTATCTATAAAAATCATTAGGTGTAGTTTGTGAAATCCTGTTGATATACTCACGTGGTTGAAGGGTGTGGTAATGATTTTCAGATTACCTCATGACTATAAGCATCACTGACCAGAGCCTGGCTGCTGGAGATAAGCTTGTCTGCCTCATATTTCATCCATCTTTAGAAGCTTTACCACGTCTGACTGCTGGTGATGTGATCCGTTTTCACAGGCTTAAAGTTAGAACATTACTTTCTATCCTTATGGTGCTTCTAAATATCATGTGTATTAATGTGAAGCAAAAATGCTTACTTTAAAGTCTATCTCTCAGTATTTTAagaatgaaatgtgaaaaaaatgagatcaatatttttagaaatcaaACCAGATATGGAGAATCCTTTATTGACATAGTTCCATTATCcattaactgaaaataaataattgcacatACATGACCTGCATGTGACTTTTTTGGACTGTGAACTTACGTGGGTATTTTTCTAATagagttagaaaaaaatgcgaCCCTATGTTCCTTGAGGAgtaataaggaataaactaaagtaaaactagaaaaaaaaaacaacaatagcTATGTGTAAAGCA
Protein-coding regions in this window:
- the LOC112571692 gene encoding small integral membrane protein 29-like isoform X3, encoding MDEHLEQGDQAVTTQLVNVTLPASDSTHHSSSVLTYILVPLGSVIFIIIVIVMIVFILKRSRLEQLRHHLMPLYNFDTVDSGGDWETDLLEEERRQQQDSSPPDSPLLKSSGYHSTF
- the LOC112571692 gene encoding small integral membrane protein 29-like isoform X2 produces the protein MDEHLEQGDQAVTTQLVNVTLPASDSTHHSSSVLTYILVPLGSVIFIIIVIVMIVFILKRSRLEQLRHHLMPLYNFDTVDSGGDWETDLLEEERRQQQVRLRDSSPPDSPLLKSSGYHSTF
- the LOC112571692 gene encoding small integral membrane protein 29-like isoform X1, with protein sequence MDEHLEQGDQAVTTQLVNVTLPASDSTHHSSSVLTYILVPLGSVIFIIIVIVMIVFILKRSRLEQLRHHLMPLYNFDTVDSGGDWETDLLEEERRQQQVRLRVSDSSPPDSPLLKSSGYHSTF